A stretch of Cyanobacterium sp. HL-69 DNA encodes these proteins:
- the phzF gene encoding trans-2,3-dihydro-3-hydroxyanthranilate isomerase, whose amino-acid sequence MKFYTLDVFTNQLFSGNQLAVFPEAEGLTTEIMQKIAIEFNFSETVFVFDDEDTDFYLRIFTPGGEIPFAGHPTIGTAFLLAKLGKFSLDSEETEVMFREGVGNVPVMVFKNEDGKIWTQLKAPCPPEFYTDCPSRKDLAQVLSLDLDDLMVDNFVVEGASCGLPFLLIPLASLEALSRAKINLGVWQRVLKDFWSPHVYIFVPTGKDSFQGRMFAPALNITEDPATGSAATAFAGYLAKYQAQSEGCWRWNIAQGLEMGRPSQIRAIALKQNHIINEIKVGGESVIVTEGDLKLN is encoded by the coding sequence ATGAAATTTTATACTTTGGACGTTTTTACAAATCAGCTTTTTTCTGGTAATCAATTGGCGGTTTTTCCAGAAGCAGAAGGTTTAACCACGGAGATTATGCAAAAGATTGCCATCGAGTTTAATTTTTCGGAAACGGTGTTTGTATTTGATGATGAGGACACAGATTTTTATCTGAGAATTTTTACCCCGGGGGGAGAAATTCCTTTTGCGGGGCATCCTACCATTGGCACGGCTTTTTTGTTGGCGAAATTGGGTAAGTTTTCTCTGGATTCTGAAGAAACAGAGGTTATGTTTAGGGAGGGGGTTGGTAATGTTCCTGTGATGGTATTTAAAAATGAGGATGGTAAGATATGGACTCAGTTAAAAGCGCCTTGTCCTCCTGAATTTTATACGGATTGTCCTTCGAGGAAGGATTTAGCTCAGGTTTTATCTTTGGATTTAGATGATTTGATGGTGGATAATTTTGTGGTGGAGGGGGCTTCTTGTGGCTTACCCTTTTTGTTGATTCCTTTGGCTAGTTTGGAGGCGTTGAGTCGGGCAAAAATTAATCTGGGGGTTTGGCAGAGGGTTTTAAAGGATTTTTGGTCGCCCCATGTATATATTTTTGTACCAACTGGGAAAGATAGTTTTCAAGGGAGAATGTTTGCCCCTGCTCTTAATATAACGGAAGATCCTGCCACGGGTTCGGCTGCCACGGCTTTTGCTGGTTATTTGGCTAAGTATCAAGCCCAGAGTGAGGGGTGTTGGCGTTGGAATATTGCTCAAGGGTTGGAAATGGGGCGCCCTAGTCAGATAAGGGCGATCGCCCTTAAACAAAACCATATAATTAACGAAATAAAAGTGGGGGGCGAGTCGGTAATAGTTACGGAGGGAGATTTAAAATTAAATTAA
- the metK gene encoding S-adenosylmethionine synthetase MetK yields the protein MSRKYLFTSESVTEGHPDKICDQISDTILDALLNEDPYSRVAAEVVVNTGLVLITGEISSKAQVNYIDLARKKIAEIGYTDANNGFSANSCSVLVALDEQSADIAQGVNQAQEQREKLSDNELDKIGAGDQGLMFGFACDETPELMPLPISLAHRMSRRLAAVRKSGELPYLGPDGKTQVTVAYENDRPVGIDTILISTQHTETIGNISDNDKIQATLKEAIQETVVHPVFHDLEIKPSNKTRFLLNPTGKFVIGGPQGDSGLTGRKIIIDTYGGYSRHGGGAFSGKDPTKVDRSASYACRYVAKNIVAAGLASKCEVQVSYAIGVAQPVSIFIETFGTAKVSEEQLLSAVKTHFDLRPAGIIQMFDLCSLPSQRGGRFYQDVAAYGHFGRNDLDLPWEKTDKVSALKQELGV from the coding sequence TTGAGTAGAAAATATTTATTTACCTCCGAGTCTGTCACCGAAGGTCATCCCGATAAAATATGTGACCAAATATCTGACACCATTTTAGACGCTTTATTAAATGAAGATCCATATAGTAGAGTGGCTGCGGAGGTTGTAGTCAATACAGGATTAGTCCTCATCACAGGGGAAATTTCATCAAAGGCTCAAGTTAATTATATTGACTTAGCCCGTAAAAAAATCGCTGAGATTGGCTACACCGATGCTAACAATGGTTTTTCTGCCAATAGCTGTTCGGTATTAGTAGCCCTAGACGAACAATCCGCTGATATTGCCCAAGGGGTTAACCAAGCCCAGGAGCAAAGGGAAAAGCTCAGTGACAATGAGTTAGATAAAATTGGTGCAGGAGATCAAGGGTTAATGTTTGGTTTTGCCTGTGACGAAACCCCTGAATTAATGCCCCTGCCCATTAGTTTAGCCCATAGGATGTCCAGAAGATTAGCAGCTGTTAGAAAGTCTGGAGAATTACCTTATTTAGGGCCAGACGGTAAAACTCAAGTTACTGTAGCTTATGAAAACGATCGCCCCGTAGGCATTGATACCATCCTTATTTCTACTCAACACACCGAAACCATCGGCAATATCAGTGATAATGACAAAATTCAAGCTACCCTCAAAGAAGCCATCCAAGAAACCGTCGTTCACCCCGTCTTCCACGACTTAGAAATTAAACCATCTAACAAAACCCGTTTCTTGCTCAACCCCACAGGAAAATTTGTTATTGGGGGGCCCCAAGGAGACTCAGGCTTAACAGGAAGAAAAATTATCATCGATACCTATGGCGGTTATTCTCGCCATGGCGGGGGTGCATTTTCAGGAAAAGACCCCACCAAAGTAGATCGTAGTGCTTCCTATGCCTGTCGCTATGTTGCCAAAAACATCGTTGCGGCTGGACTCGCTTCTAAGTGTGAAGTGCAAGTCAGCTATGCCATTGGAGTAGCCCAACCCGTGAGTATTTTTATCGAAACCTTTGGCACTGCTAAAGTATCCGAAGAACAACTGTTATCTGCGGTAAAAACTCACTTTGACTTGCGCCCTGCAGGTATTATTCAAATGTTTGATCTTTGTTCCCTTCCTTCCCAGAGAGGGGGTCGTTTTTATCAAGACGTAGCGGCTTACGGACATTTTGGCAGAAACGATTTAGATTTACCTTGGGAAAAAACCGATAAGGTATCCGCACTCAAACAAGAGTTAGGAGTTTAG